A single Maridesulfovibrio frigidus DSM 17176 DNA region contains:
- a CDS encoding efflux RND transporter periplasmic adaptor subunit has product MTKKLMYYVKNIGLKGVIPLLIVGLAIFGAQMLIKTKPVARKKARVSSAPLVNVSSMKPQELRIWTPVMGTVEASRKISLEPQVTGRVISVSDSFIPGGYFAKGDELLRIDPLDYELALKQQQSVVIEAEYNLKLERGHQKVAGREWKLLRKSSGGTVQEAELALRKPHLEKAEANLAASKAKLRQSRVNLSRTRVRVPFSSMVVTKDAGLGANLAAQESIATMVGTGEFWVMVSVPVDRLDRIVIPSAANEFKGSAARVLSGSNGNSYEREGHVLRLLPSLESKGRMARVIVAVEDPLNLKGTPGVLPLLLGSYINVYIDSGTLDSVFAIPRSAYRDGDTLWIMNDNSELEIRNAESLWRDSDYIYLEKGLVEGEKLVTSDISTPLHGMKLRENVSAVEMDNTDG; this is encoded by the coding sequence ATGACAAAAAAATTAATGTATTATGTAAAAAACATAGGCCTGAAAGGGGTAATACCTCTTTTGATCGTTGGCTTAGCGATATTTGGAGCACAGATGCTCATCAAAACTAAGCCAGTTGCAAGAAAAAAAGCTCGGGTAAGCTCGGCCCCTCTGGTTAATGTTTCCAGTATGAAACCACAGGAACTTAGGATCTGGACTCCTGTTATGGGAACGGTTGAAGCGTCGCGCAAAATTTCGCTTGAGCCTCAGGTTACAGGTAGAGTTATTTCCGTGAGTGATTCTTTTATTCCCGGTGGTTATTTTGCAAAGGGCGATGAACTATTACGCATTGACCCCTTGGATTATGAACTTGCATTGAAGCAACAGCAGTCTGTTGTCATCGAAGCTGAGTATAATCTAAAGCTTGAACGGGGACACCAAAAAGTTGCAGGCCGTGAGTGGAAGTTGCTGAGAAAATCTTCTGGTGGAACCGTGCAGGAAGCCGAATTGGCGCTTAGAAAACCTCATCTTGAAAAAGCTGAAGCAAATCTTGCCGCGTCTAAAGCTAAATTGCGCCAATCCCGTGTTAATCTATCTCGTACAAGGGTTCGGGTTCCCTTTTCTTCCATGGTTGTGACTAAAGATGCCGGACTTGGAGCTAATCTAGCCGCGCAGGAATCAATTGCCACTATGGTTGGTACTGGCGAATTCTGGGTGATGGTTTCTGTGCCTGTAGATCGTTTAGACCGTATAGTGATTCCAAGTGCAGCAAACGAATTTAAAGGGTCGGCAGCACGGGTTCTTTCCGGCAGCAACGGTAACTCTTATGAACGAGAAGGACATGTTTTACGTCTTTTGCCTTCTCTTGAATCAAAGGGGCGTATGGCGCGCGTGATTGTTGCAGTTGAAGATCCATTGAATTTGAAAGGAACCCCGGGCGTTCTTCCTTTGCTCCTTGGAAGCTATATTAATGTATATATCGACAGTGGAACCCTAGACAGTGTTTTTGCTATACCGCGCTCAGCCTACCGAGATGGCGATACCCTTTGGATCATGAATGATAACAGTGAATTAGAAATTAGAAATGCAGAGTCGCTCTGGCGTGATTCGGATTACATATACCTTGAAAAGGGTTTGGTCGAAGGTGAGAAACTAGTTACCTCCGATATTTCTACCCCTTTGCATGGAATGAAGCTTCGCGAAAATGTGTCCGCAGTAGAAATGGATAATACCGATGGCTGA